In the SAR324 cluster bacterium genome, one interval contains:
- a CDS encoding cyclopropane-fatty-acyl-phospholipid synthase, translated as MSSTEDLSFPRTETILSEKHPESDLLKSWNKWNRNLFIRRTDSLTHGKITVHDEMGTYILGQKTDLCPLEVTVHIHDLQTYASIIHSGSIGVAEAYMRGEWVCSNLTYLVRIFVVNREILDNMEQGIARFGVAIHEILHKFLNKNTKQGSKKNISAHYDLGNEFFRLFLDQTLMYSSAIFEDAEKSLEKASKNKMDRICKKLGLQPQDHLLEIGTGWGGFAIHAAQNYGCQVTTTTISQEQFQLAKKRVEESGLQGRVEVLKKDYRNLNGQYDKLVSIEMIEAVGHQFLQGYFKKCSSLLKKDGLLLLQAITIDDRRYHQASKTVDFIQRYIFPGGCLPSISVMAEHLRESTDLCIYHLEDITQHYVTTLKRWREGFFANLDQIYAQGFSDEFVRMWEYYLCYCEGGFKERAIGTIHLIATKPLCKPRDLTCNI; from the coding sequence ATGAGCTCCACCGAAGATCTGTCTTTTCCTAGAACAGAAACTATCCTTTCTGAGAAACATCCAGAAAGTGATCTGCTGAAAAGTTGGAACAAATGGAATCGTAACCTGTTCATTCGGCGAACTGATAGTTTGACTCATGGCAAGATCACAGTTCACGATGAAATGGGTACGTACATCCTTGGCCAAAAGACGGATCTGTGTCCACTGGAGGTCACGGTCCATATTCATGATCTGCAGACCTACGCCAGCATTATTCATAGCGGAAGCATTGGTGTTGCAGAAGCTTACATGCGGGGCGAGTGGGTCTGCTCCAACTTAACTTACCTTGTACGAATTTTTGTGGTGAATCGTGAAATTTTAGACAACATGGAGCAAGGAATTGCTCGGTTTGGAGTGGCAATTCACGAGATCTTGCACAAATTCCTGAACAAAAACACAAAACAGGGCAGCAAGAAGAACATCTCCGCACATTATGATTTGGGAAATGAGTTCTTTAGACTCTTTTTAGACCAAACCCTCATGTATTCATCAGCAATTTTTGAAGATGCCGAAAAATCTTTAGAAAAAGCATCCAAAAACAAGATGGATCGGATCTGCAAAAAATTAGGACTTCAACCTCAGGATCACCTTCTTGAAATTGGCACTGGATGGGGAGGATTTGCCATCCATGCTGCCCAAAATTATGGCTGTCAAGTGACAACCACGACTATCTCACAAGAACAGTTTCAACTAGCAAAAAAGAGAGTAGAGGAGTCTGGGTTACAAGGCAGAGTCGAAGTTTTGAAGAAAGATTATCGCAACTTGAATGGTCAGTACGACAAGCTTGTATCAATTGAGATGATCGAGGCGGTAGGCCATCAATTCCTTCAGGGTTACTTCAAAAAATGCAGCTCCCTGCTCAAAAAAGACGGTTTGTTGTTGCTTCAGGCGATCACAATTGATGATCGGAGATACCACCAAGCTAGTAAAACAGTTGATTTCATTCAGCGGTATATCTTCCCTGGAGGTTGTTTACCCTCCATTAGCGTGATGGCTGAGCATCTACGTGAAAGCACAGACCTTTGCATTTACCATCTGGAAGACATCACACAGCATTATGTGACTACCCTGAAAAGATGGAGAGAAGGTTTCTTTGCAAACTTAGACCAAATTTATGCACAAGGATTTTCTGACGAGTTTGTGAGGATGTGGGAATACTACCTGTGCTATTGTGAAGGAGGCTTCAAAGAGCGAGCGATTGGTACAATCCATTTGATAGCCACCAAACCACTCTGTAAACCCCGAGACTTAACTTGCAATATTTGA